From a region of the Actinopolymorpha singaporensis genome:
- a CDS encoding polysaccharide biosynthesis protein, with translation MLGVSPAHVLGRPAEPVYGEEARRLVAGRRVLVTGAGGSIGGEIVRQLSRLGVGELFFVDNDEYALYSLQRELSGTALLDDSHFVLADVADEAKLNRVLAWARPSIVYHAAAHKHLPLLENSPEAAVRTNVLGTAVVLQASVAHGVERFINISTDKAARPTSVLGMSKRLAEMVVADRAGSADPGITVASVRFGNVLGSRGSFVETLRWQLAAGRPVTLTHPGASRYFMTIPEAAGLVIEASVLAQAGETYVLDMGEPVRILDLIQRFAALSGMPEPPIVVTGLRPGEKLHEELFDPSEAQRPTAHPRIREVDVAENGAASWAAIRSLCARAATARPDEVRRAMAELLAGADLAVLAS, from the coding sequence ATGTTGGGAGTTTCGCCCGCCCACGTCCTTGGCAGACCGGCAGAACCGGTCTACGGCGAGGAGGCCAGGCGGCTCGTCGCAGGTCGCCGCGTCCTCGTCACCGGCGCCGGCGGCTCGATCGGCGGCGAGATAGTCAGGCAGTTGTCGCGACTGGGAGTAGGCGAGCTGTTCTTCGTCGACAACGACGAGTACGCGTTGTACTCGCTGCAGCGGGAGTTGTCCGGCACCGCACTGCTGGACGACTCGCACTTCGTCCTGGCGGACGTCGCCGACGAGGCGAAACTGAACCGCGTACTCGCCTGGGCCCGGCCGAGCATCGTCTACCACGCGGCTGCGCACAAGCATCTGCCGTTGCTGGAGAACTCCCCGGAGGCGGCCGTGCGGACGAACGTCCTCGGCACCGCGGTCGTGCTGCAGGCGTCGGTCGCACACGGGGTGGAACGGTTCATCAACATCTCCACCGACAAGGCCGCCCGGCCCACCTCGGTGCTCGGGATGTCCAAGCGGTTGGCGGAGATGGTCGTCGCCGACAGGGCCGGCTCGGCCGACCCCGGCATCACCGTCGCCTCGGTGCGCTTCGGGAACGTACTCGGAAGCCGCGGTTCCTTCGTCGAGACCCTGCGCTGGCAACTCGCCGCCGGTCGGCCGGTCACCCTCACCCACCCAGGGGCTTCGCGCTACTTCATGACCATCCCGGAGGCCGCCGGGCTGGTCATCGAGGCGTCCGTGCTGGCCCAGGCCGGCGAGACGTACGTGCTGGACATGGGTGAGCCGGTGCGCATCCTCGACCTCATCCAGCGGTTCGCCGCCCTGTCCGGCATGCCCGAACCTCCGATCGTGGTCACTGGTCTGCGTCCGGGCGAGAAGTTGCACGAGGAGCTGTTCGACCCGTCCGAGGCGCAGAGGCCCACCGCGCACCCCCGGATCCGGGAGGTCGACGTGGCCGAGAACGGTGCCGCGTCCTGGGCGGCGATCAGGTCGCTGTGCGCCCGGGCCGCCACCGCCCGCCCGGACGAGGTACGCCGGGCGATGGCCGAACTGCTGGCGGGCGCCGACCTCGCCGTCCTGGCGAGCTGA
- a CDS encoding glycosyltransferase family 2 protein gives MTTSLAALSAATLTAAPTAAPTALVFLAVVAVPVLAVAVDALASLRARGRVYAFAGTRVNSDFEVLVPIWGSIRYLENADHLAAHGNRVVLCTPAGESDDFYTDLYALAREHGFRVFVASFTAPRTGGRRATSGTVRDRLIRDALNLVRARYVVPLDADTTTARPLEVLVGELERQGADLASVRLVPLNSDTLLARLQHYEYRLAMQFRFLASWLVSGACHVARTEVLTDVMSRHSLFFQGNDVEVGLIARALGYRVAHIPFEVPTTVPGSLRGWLRQRLAWAGGEFRLFVVNARFVTRHPWFWVYGGVVTIALAPFRWLALDDAAAGVALVSSLTVALVLYVVLVAYLHWDHRGPALFLVPFYMTFVSLVMPLLGGLWYVRMAWQDRNLGVIRPHLVRVEPRAAEPEAGRVGQYV, from the coding sequence ATGACAACGAGCCTGGCCGCCCTGTCGGCCGCCACCCTGACAGCCGCCCCGACAGCCGCCCCGACAGCCTTGGTCTTTCTCGCGGTGGTCGCCGTGCCGGTCCTCGCGGTGGCCGTGGACGCACTGGCGAGCCTGCGGGCTCGCGGGCGGGTCTACGCGTTCGCCGGCACCCGGGTGAACTCCGACTTCGAGGTGCTGGTCCCGATCTGGGGCAGCATCCGGTACCTGGAGAACGCCGACCACCTCGCGGCACACGGCAACCGGGTGGTGCTGTGCACGCCCGCGGGTGAGAGCGACGACTTCTACACCGACCTGTACGCGCTGGCCCGCGAGCACGGGTTCCGGGTGTTCGTCGCGTCGTTCACCGCTCCTCGGACCGGCGGGCGCCGGGCCACGTCCGGCACCGTGCGGGACCGGCTGATCCGGGACGCGCTGAACCTCGTACGCGCGAGGTACGTCGTTCCGCTCGACGCCGACACCACGACGGCACGGCCGCTCGAGGTCCTGGTCGGCGAACTCGAACGCCAGGGCGCCGATCTCGCGTCGGTACGGCTCGTTCCACTCAACTCCGACACCCTGCTCGCGAGACTCCAGCACTATGAGTACCGGCTGGCGATGCAGTTCCGCTTCCTCGCGTCGTGGCTGGTCTCGGGCGCCTGCCACGTGGCCCGCACCGAGGTCCTCACCGACGTGATGAGCCGGCACTCGCTGTTCTTCCAGGGCAACGACGTGGAGGTGGGCCTGATCGCCCGCGCCCTGGGCTACCGCGTGGCGCACATCCCGTTCGAGGTGCCGACGACGGTGCCCGGCTCGCTGCGGGGTTGGCTCCGGCAGCGGCTGGCCTGGGCCGGTGGGGAGTTCCGGCTGTTCGTGGTGAACGCGCGGTTCGTGACCCGGCACCCGTGGTTCTGGGTGTACGGCGGCGTGGTCACCATCGCGCTGGCGCCGTTTCGCTGGCTCGCGCTGGACGACGCGGCCGCGGGCGTGGCCCTGGTGTCGTCGCTCACGGTGGCGCTGGTGTTGTACGTCGTTCTGGTGGCGTACCTGCACTGGGACCACCGCGGGCCCGCGCTGTTTCTCGTCCCGTTCTACATGACGTTCGTCAGTCTGGTGATGCCGCTGCTCGGCGGCCTGTGGTACGTGCGGATGGCGTGGCAGGACCGCAACCTGGGCGTCATCCGGCCGCACCTGGTGCGAGTCGAGCCCAGGGCAGCCGAACCCGAAGCCGGTCGGGTAGGGCAGTACGTCTGA
- a CDS encoding GntR family transcriptional regulator, which yields MSTNESAAALAYAKLADALRRGVYPEGTRLPGERDLAAQVGVSRMTLRQALARLAGEGQLERSAQRGWFVARRMVGEPPSVLQSFTEMARARGLRPTSRVLSTTSRPATPEEAQRLGMAEASKVLEVRRLRGLDDAPVCLDTTVLAADRAGALADADLTDRSLYEALHTLCGVTVARSSYTVQAHAVEREPARLLDLPVGAPVLVGSEVTYDTDDLPVLCGTTLYRGDAYRFQADLYRPLS from the coding sequence ATGAGTACGAACGAGAGCGCGGCGGCACTGGCGTACGCCAAGCTGGCCGACGCGTTGCGACGCGGCGTCTACCCCGAAGGGACCCGGCTGCCCGGCGAACGCGACCTCGCCGCCCAGGTCGGCGTCAGCCGGATGACGTTGCGCCAGGCCCTTGCCCGCCTCGCCGGCGAGGGTCAGCTCGAACGCTCCGCGCAGCGCGGCTGGTTCGTCGCCCGGCGGATGGTCGGGGAACCGCCGAGCGTGCTGCAGAGCTTCACCGAGATGGCGAGGGCGCGCGGCCTTCGCCCGACGTCGCGGGTGCTGAGTACCACGTCGCGTCCGGCCACGCCGGAGGAGGCCCAGCGGCTCGGGATGGCCGAGGCGTCGAAGGTGCTGGAGGTCCGCCGGCTGCGCGGACTGGACGATGCGCCCGTTTGCCTGGACACCACCGTCCTCGCCGCTGACCGGGCCGGCGCGCTGGCCGACGCGGACCTGACCGACCGGTCGCTGTACGAGGCACTGCACACGCTGTGCGGAGTGACGGTGGCCCGAAGCTCCTACACAGTCCAGGCGCACGCGGTCGAACGGGAGCCTGCCCGGCTGCTCGACCTGCCGGTCGGCGCGCCCGTGCTGGTCGGCTCGGAGGTCACCTACGACACCGACGACCTGCCGGTGCTGTGCGGCACCACGCTCTACCGCGGAGACGCCTACCGCTTCCAGGCCGACCTGTACCGCCCGCTGTCGTGA
- a CDS encoding BTAD domain-containing putative transcriptional regulator, with translation MGTGLLESGDLGVDRIEVRLLGPLRVRRPDGSIVPSGAWRTGKTTDLLRLLALNAGEPVPAMTLTETLWPSVDEYRARASLRTAASQIRKAVGVDCVGRRSGGLVLLDAWVDAVAFTGLAAEAARAYREGRHADCLTATREAEALYVDDFRAYDVDSVWASEHRERLAVAYLSLLSDAADAAVALGWMHDAVEFASRVLAIDSWSERAYRALMYGYGGLGQTARALRAFERCRAVLAEELGADPSPQTRAVHLHLLSADPVTHTECPFVGRTAELRWLGDIVRSTVTNGLPSIVHLGGEPGVGRSALVAEVCRALDVRLVRADGDGPNAGRADLVDRIVASLDRRPEDGEAPERLAAAMSGSAPAVVLLRESEDAPPAYRNSLCRAVLRATGPVVVVLVAGTARDTCELLYVHRDGTEADRVHRLDLPPLDAAEISELAEGLLAGAPAEALVAELLKVSGGLPGRAMATLNTWSRLGRIVSTPDGLALMPARELGVPTLPDVEDPVGRTGDGYDDGGSAWGSVPKPAPQSAPQSILARAFDQLDAESLEVLQYAALLERPLSPELLVPLLRPDGQAADPGTPAGSAVGSAYPAGGRAADAAERRRVQARLDRLIDLGLLVRDARGAAAFRDPLRRSAVRYWLRPTVRQRLHGRIAAQAPIPTGERVHHWLRAGEPQLAYLAAVDAANEAAAEGLLEQTRDFLLRARALGPSDSDALDRADLDERIADTEARIGRREEARETYASALRIARAHDLPVEGRIVRKLRSLDDPPGREAGPAGGGGLIAPGGPDGVGRSVQHLPAPPPAGGNGEFGIEPGSPPTAEAERVLRAALEEADRAGDADVGTHARLLLARLVAFPRRRLHQGRHLAREALALATRPDLRAQALLIANLPDVVLGSPTVVERPLAEAAELAAGEGIHPSLLGRINLMRCLAAHDAGSPAFETMWAEYLAAYPRPEDDPSFGWARVRIHTERGDLEAAQIADRVDLPAASGPLLTQLHASARADLLIALGRLDDAARVTQSLLDQATEDGCILMVPEAAARLVVLRSPADLRAAHQYFDLLDWAIGSEGDLARESCWRLLARAAIRTADGRPAAAAGASALAAHVAESAGLVLLAGRAQLDRARHLAAAGSWVDARLAAAAAGRAFRSAGLDHLARAAESATASAPRTNAVGERPVG, from the coding sequence ATGGGGACAGGCCTGCTGGAAAGCGGAGACCTCGGCGTCGATCGGATCGAGGTGCGCCTGCTCGGGCCCCTGCGAGTCCGGCGGCCCGACGGCTCCATCGTCCCCAGCGGTGCGTGGCGCACCGGCAAGACCACCGACCTGCTCCGGTTGCTCGCGCTGAACGCGGGTGAGCCGGTCCCCGCCATGACGCTGACCGAGACCCTCTGGCCCTCGGTGGACGAGTACCGGGCCCGGGCGAGCCTGCGCACCGCGGCGTCCCAGATTCGCAAGGCCGTCGGCGTCGACTGCGTGGGCCGCCGCTCCGGTGGACTGGTGCTGCTGGACGCCTGGGTCGATGCCGTCGCGTTCACCGGGCTCGCCGCGGAGGCCGCCCGGGCATACCGCGAGGGACGGCACGCCGACTGCCTGACCGCCACCCGCGAGGCGGAGGCGCTCTACGTCGACGATTTCCGCGCGTACGACGTCGACTCGGTGTGGGCGAGCGAGCACCGGGAGCGGCTCGCGGTGGCCTACCTGTCGCTGCTGTCGGACGCCGCGGACGCCGCGGTCGCGCTGGGCTGGATGCACGACGCCGTGGAGTTCGCGTCCCGGGTGCTCGCCATCGACAGCTGGTCCGAGCGGGCGTACCGCGCCCTGATGTACGGCTACGGCGGCCTCGGGCAGACGGCGCGGGCGCTGCGCGCGTTCGAGCGATGCCGAGCGGTCCTGGCCGAGGAGCTCGGGGCCGACCCCTCGCCCCAGACGCGGGCGGTACATCTTCATCTGCTCTCGGCCGACCCGGTGACCCACACCGAGTGCCCGTTCGTCGGGCGTACGGCGGAGCTGCGCTGGCTGGGCGACATCGTGCGGTCCACCGTCACCAACGGCCTGCCGAGCATCGTGCACCTCGGCGGTGAGCCCGGCGTCGGCCGGTCCGCGCTGGTTGCGGAGGTGTGCCGGGCCCTCGACGTGCGGCTGGTCCGCGCCGACGGCGACGGCCCGAACGCCGGCCGAGCCGACCTGGTCGACCGGATCGTGGCGAGCCTCGACCGGCGACCGGAGGACGGCGAGGCGCCCGAACGCCTGGCCGCCGCGATGTCCGGCTCGGCGCCGGCCGTCGTGCTCCTCCGGGAGAGCGAGGACGCCCCGCCGGCGTACCGGAACTCCCTGTGCCGGGCGGTGCTCCGGGCGACCGGCCCGGTCGTCGTCGTACTCGTCGCCGGCACCGCCAGGGACACCTGCGAGCTGCTCTACGTGCACCGGGACGGCACCGAGGCCGACCGCGTGCACCGGCTGGACCTGCCTCCCCTGGACGCGGCCGAGATCAGCGAGCTCGCCGAGGGCCTGCTCGCTGGTGCGCCGGCCGAGGCACTGGTCGCGGAGCTGCTGAAGGTCAGCGGCGGGCTGCCCGGCCGGGCGATGGCCACGCTGAACACCTGGTCGCGGCTGGGGCGGATCGTCTCCACTCCGGACGGCCTGGCGCTGATGCCCGCGCGTGAACTCGGCGTACCCACGCTGCCGGACGTGGAGGATCCCGTCGGCCGGACCGGGGACGGGTACGACGACGGCGGCTCGGCCTGGGGGTCTGTCCCGAAGCCGGCGCCGCAGTCGGCGCCGCAGTCGATCCTCGCCCGGGCCTTCGACCAGCTCGACGCGGAGTCGCTGGAGGTTCTGCAGTACGCCGCACTGCTGGAGCGCCCGCTGAGCCCGGAACTCCTCGTACCGCTGCTTCGGCCCGACGGCCAGGCCGCCGACCCCGGCACCCCGGCCGGCTCCGCGGTCGGCAGCGCGTACCCGGCCGGCGGGCGAGCGGCGGACGCCGCCGAACGCCGCCGGGTGCAGGCGCGCCTCGACCGGCTCATCGACCTGGGCCTGCTGGTCCGCGACGCCCGGGGCGCGGCGGCGTTCCGGGACCCGCTGCGGCGGTCGGCGGTCCGGTACTGGTTGCGGCCCACCGTGCGCCAGCGCCTGCACGGCCGGATCGCCGCGCAGGCCCCGATCCCGACCGGCGAGCGGGTGCACCACTGGCTGCGGGCCGGCGAGCCGCAGTTGGCCTACCTGGCCGCCGTGGACGCGGCCAACGAGGCGGCGGCCGAAGGTCTCCTCGAGCAGACGCGGGACTTCCTCCTGCGCGCCCGCGCACTCGGCCCGTCCGACTCCGACGCCCTCGACCGCGCCGACCTGGACGAGCGGATCGCCGACACCGAGGCGAGGATCGGCCGGCGGGAGGAGGCCCGGGAGACCTACGCGAGTGCGCTGCGGATCGCCCGTGCGCACGACCTGCCGGTGGAGGGCCGGATCGTCCGCAAGTTGCGGTCCCTGGACGACCCGCCCGGCCGCGAAGCCGGTCCGGCGGGAGGGGGCGGCCTGATCGCCCCCGGCGGACCGGACGGGGTCGGCCGATCCGTCCAGCACCTTCCGGCACCGCCTCCGGCCGGCGGCAACGGCGAGTTCGGGATCGAACCCGGCTCGCCGCCGACCGCCGAGGCCGAGCGTGTTCTGCGGGCCGCTCTGGAGGAGGCCGACCGGGCAGGCGACGCCGACGTCGGCACACACGCGCGGCTGCTGCTCGCCCGCCTCGTGGCGTTCCCCCGGCGCAGGCTCCACCAGGGCCGGCACCTGGCGCGGGAGGCGCTCGCGCTCGCGACCCGTCCCGACCTGCGGGCACAGGCCCTGCTGATCGCCAACCTTCCCGACGTCGTGCTGGGCAGCCCGACCGTCGTGGAACGACCGCTGGCGGAGGCGGCGGAGCTGGCCGCCGGTGAGGGCATCCATCCGTCCCTGCTCGGCCGGATCAACCTGATGCGCTGCCTGGCCGCGCACGACGCCGGGTCCCCTGCGTTCGAGACGATGTGGGCCGAGTACCTCGCCGCGTATCCACGGCCCGAGGACGACCCGTCGTTCGGGTGGGCGCGGGTCCGGATCCACACCGAACGCGGCGACCTCGAGGCCGCGCAGATCGCGGACCGGGTGGACCTGCCGGCCGCGTCCGGGCCGCTGCTGACGCAGTTGCACGCGAGCGCTCGGGCCGACCTGCTGATCGCGCTCGGCCGGCTCGACGACGCCGCCCGGGTCACCCAGTCGCTGCTGGACCAGGCGACCGAGGACGGCTGCATCCTGATGGTGCCCGAGGCCGCCGCCCGGCTGGTGGTGCTGCGGTCACCGGCCGACCTGCGGGCCGCGCACCAGTACTTCGACCTGCTCGACTGGGCTATCGGGTCCGAGGGCGACCTGGCGCGGGAGAGTTGCTGGCGGCTGCTTGCCCGGGCCGCGATCCGCACCGCGGACGGCCGGCCCGCCGCGGCCGCCGGCGCCAGTGCGCTCGCCGCGCACGTCGCGGAGTCGGCCGGCCTCGTCCTGCTCGCCGGCCGGGCCCAGCTCGACCGAGCACGGCATCTCGCCGCCGCGGGGTCCTGGGTGGACGCCCGGCTCGCGGCGGCGGCCGCCGGGCGCGCGTTCCGCTCGGCCGGCCTGGACCATCTGGCCCGGGCAGCGGAATCCGCCACGGCGTCCGCGCCGCGGACCAACGCCGTCGGCGAGCGCCCGGTCGGCTGA